A genomic region of Fusarium falciforme chromosome 4, complete sequence contains the following coding sequences:
- a CDS encoding Importin N-terminal domain-containing protein has protein sequence MSLLPPDVHAELSQLLQALQSSDNSIRSQAEEHLQNNWTATRPEVLLMGLAEQIQAAGDNATRSFAAVIFRRISSKTRKIESGDNVDLFLSLAKDQAAVIRQKLLETLAAESERLVRNKISDAVAEVARQYTETGEVWPELLGALFQLSQAPEPEKRENAFRVFATTPAIIEKQHEEAVLQAFQKGFKDEAVMVRLAAMEAFASFFRTINKKGQAKYYALIPDVLNILPPIKESQDSDDLSKALVALIDLAESAPKMFKPLFQNLVQFSISVVQDKELDNICRQNALELMATFADYAPSICRKDPSYTNDMITQCLSLMTDLGEDDDDAAEWMESDDFDQDESDQNHVAGEQTMDRLANKLGGQTILAPTFNWLPRMMTSMAWRDRHAALMAISAISEGCRDLMIGELSQVLDLVVPALRDPHPRVRWAGCNALGQMSTDFAPKMQTDYYDRVLKAIIPVLDSPEGRVKSHAAAALVNFCEEAEKNILEPYLDDLLSHLFQLLQNEKRYVQEQALSTIATIADAAEAAFSKYYDTLMPLLVNVLQNQSEKEYRLLRAKAMECATLIALAVGKERLGQDAMTLVNLLANIQTSITDADDPQAQYLMHCWGRMCRVLGSDFLPFLHNVMPPLLELAVAKADIQLLDDDEQVEQMQNEEGWELVPLKGKMIGIKTSTMDDKHMAIELLVVYAQVLEASFAPYVANIMEKIALPGLAFFFHDPVRYISAKLVPQLLSSYKKAYGPQSNELRGLWAATVDKLLEVLTAEPAIDTLAEMYQCFYESVEVLGKDCLTPVHLGRFIDSVHSAIEDYKDRVAQRAEDKEGATADDVEDEAEDTLIAIEDDQTLLSDMNKAFHAIFKNHGAAFLPAWERLMTTYEGFLTSPDPTQRQWGLCIMDDVLEYCGPESTRYANYITQPLIDGCRDPSAAIRQAAAYGIGVAAHRGGAPWAQFLGGSVPFLFQVTQVADARNEDNVYATENACAAIAKILHYNASTVGDVQNVITQWVETLPVTNDEEAAPYAYAYLAELIDQQHPAVMNQAGKIFVFIAQALEAETLVGQTANRVAVATKALLTTAGVDPTPLLQQFSPESQRTIMGFFN, from the exons ATGTCTCTGCTCCCTCCGGACGTCCACGCAGAGCTTTCACAGCTCCTGCAGGCTCTGCAGTCCTCGGACAACAGCATACGATCCCAGGCTGAAGAGCACCTGCAGAACAACTGGACTGCGACCCGCCCTGAGGTCCTGTTGATGGGCCTCGCTGAGCAGATCCAAGCTGCGGGCGACAATGCGACCCGTTCCTTTGCCGCTGTCATTTTCCGCCGAATCTCTTCAAAGACCCGAAAGATCGAATCTGGCGATAACGTGGACCTTTTCCTGTCCCTGGCCAAGGACCAGGCGGCAGTCATCCGccagaagctcctcgagaccCTCGCCGCCGAATCTGAGCGTCTCGTTCGCAACAAGATCAGCGATGCTGTCGCCGAGGTTGCTAGGCAATACACTGAGACTG GTGAGGTCTGGCCCGAGTTGCTAGGCGCCCTCTTCCAGCTTAGCCAAGCTCCCGAGCCCGAAAAGCGAGAAAACGCCTTCCGAGTCTTTGCTACTACTCCCGCTATTATCGAGAAGCAACATGAGGAGGCGGTTCTTCAGGCTTTCCAGAAGGGCTTCAAGGACGAGGCCGTCATG GTCCGTCTGGCGGCCATGGAGGCCTTCGCCTCTTTCTTCCGcaccatcaacaagaaggGCCAGGCCAAGTACTACGCCCTTATCCCTGATGTCCTCAACATCCTACCTCCGATCAAGGAGTCGCAAGACTCCGACGACCTCAGCAAGGCCCTCGTTGCTCTTATCGATCTCGCAGAATCTGCCCCCAAGATGTTCAAGCCTCTTTTCCAAAATCTCGTTCAGTTTAGTATTTCGGTCGTTCAGGACAAGGAGCTGGACAACATCTGCCGTCAAAATGCACTCGAACTCATGGCTACATTTGCCGACTACGCCCCTTCTATCTGCCGGAAGGATCCCTCTTATACCAACGACATGATTACTCAGTGCCTGAGCCTCATGACCGATCtcggcgaggacgacgacgatgctgcTGAGTGGATGGAATCGGATGAT TTTGATCAGGATGAAAGCGACCAGAACCATGTTGCTGGCGAACAGACCATGGATCGACTGGCCAACAAGCTTGGAGGCCAGACCATTCTTGCTCCCACTTTCAACTGGCTTCCTCGCATGATGACCTCTATGGCTTGGAGGGATAGACACGCCGCCCTGAtggccatctcggccattTCTGAGGGTTGCCGAGACCTTATGATCGGCGAGCTTAGCCAGGTCCTTGATTTGGTGGTCCCCGCGCTCCGAGATCCCCACCCCCGTGTGCGATGGGCTGGCTGCAACGCCCTTGGACAGATGAGCACCGATTTCGCTCCCAAGATGCAGACCGACTACTATGACCGCGTCCTGAAGGCCATCATTCCTGTTCTCGACTCCCCCGAGGGCCGCGTCAAGTCGCAcgccgctgctgctctcGTCAACTTTtgcgaggaggccgagaagaacaTCCTGGAGCCTTACCTGGATGACCTGCTGTCGCACCTcttccagctcctccagaaTGAGAAGCGATATGTCCAGGAGCAAGCCCTTTCCACCATTGCTACTATCGCCGACGCTGCAGAGGCTGCCTTCTCTAAGTACTACGACACCCTCATGCCCCTGCTCGTCAACGTGCTCCAGAACCAGAGCGAGAAGGAATACCGTCTTTTGAGGGCCAAGGCTATGGAGTGCGCAACTCTGATTGCCCTGGCCGTCGGCAAGGAGCGCCTCGGACAAGATGCTATGACCCTTGTCAACCTCCTTGCCAACATTCAGACCAGCATTACCGATGCCGACGATCCGCAGGCCCAGTATCTTATGCACTGCTGGGGCCGGATGTGCCGTGTTCTCGGATCCGATTTCCTCCCGTTCCTGCACAATGTCATGCCTCCTCTGTTGGAGCTTGCTGTGGCCAAGGCTGACatccagcttcttgatgacgatgagcaGGTTGAGCAGATGCAGAATGAGGAGGGCTGGGAGCTGGTTCCCCTTAAGGGCAAGATGATTGGCATCAAGACGAGCACCATGGACGACAAGCATATGGCTATCGAGCTTTTGGTCGTCTACGCTCAAGTCCTCGAGGCCTCGTTTGCTCCTTACGTCGCTAACATCATGGAGAAGATTGCCTTGCCCGGtcttgccttcttcttccacgACCCCGTCCGCTACATCTCCGCCAAGCTGGTTCCCCAGCTGCTGAGCTCATACAAGAAGGCCTATGGCCCCCAGTCCAACGAGCTTCGTGGGCTCTGGGCCGCTACTGtcgacaagctcctcgaggttCTGACTGCCGAACCTGCCATTGACACCCTGGCCGAAATGTACCAGTGCTTCTACGAGTCTGTGGAGGTTCTGGGCAAGGACTGCCTGACCCCCGTCCATCTGGGCCGATTTATTGACTCGGTTCACTCGGCCATTGAGGATTACAAGGATCGTGTTGCTCAGCGTGCTGAGGATAAGGAGGGAGCTACCGCTGAcgatgtcgaggatgaggctgaagaTACCTTGATTGCCATCGAGGACGACCAGACCCTCCTGTCTGATATGAACAAGGCTTTCCATGCCATCTTCAAAAACCATGGTGCTGCCTTCCTTCCCGCTTGGGAGCGTCTGATGACGACCTACGAGGGCTTCCTGACCTCTCCCGACCCTACTCAACGCCAGTGGGGACTTTGCATCATGGACGATGTGCTGGAGTATTGCGGCCCGGAGAGCACACGATATGCCAACTACATCACCCAGCCGCTCATTGATGGCTGCCGAGACCCCTCAGCAGCTATCCGCCAGGCCGCAGCCTATGGTATCGGAGTTGCTGCGCACAGAGGTGGAGCCCCCTGGGCTCAGTTCCTTGGAGGCTCTGTTCCTTTCCTGTTCCAGGTCACCCAGGTGGCAGATGCCCGAAACGAAGACAATGTGTATGCGACCGAGAATGCTTGCGCAGCCATTGCCAAGATCCTGCACTACAACGCCAGCACTGTCGGCGATGTCCAG
- a CDS encoding Protein SDS23, giving the protein MDPPSTSSGPRELKDARATSSTSLNSAVSNSSASHKPPSFSQRSPSVSISAGSGQSAAKSAHRQSFAENLRNAPSSPRSQRHPSFTQAALQELLNHPPAGNKHANPKFAGRDWRDVAVGELVSPEDVKWVEPDNSIEEATKLLLKSTTNVVLVREDASTQTATSTFDYTDLNYYLLVVVGLAKPEEDQVEIFNSILSKAQQGGEIPLRDVMPLFRKESLVTLPGSENLAQAIQILGSGIHRLLVTAPNGDVVGIASQLRIVEFFWNEGVNFASIDRLYPVMLRDLGIGTKEIVSVNSDSPLSDALTLMNNEGLTSVAVVDNGLNVVGNISTKDVRHLTKSSNAHLLNSSCMNFISVILNERGVEHGRDVFPVFYVNPYSTLAHTVAKLVATRSHRMWVVESASPSPSAPATPLMGPQGFTSTAAPPPPAAQPAPSAPANPTPPSPIVAAAIPASPVPASAVPASAMAGARLSGRLSGVISLTDVLNMFARSTGLNPADPGEQRARRRRSSSSSVRPSFESSRASIDLRR; this is encoded by the exons ATGGACCCCCCATCAACGAGCTCCGGCCCTCGAGAGCTCAAGGACGCCCGCGCGACCAGCTCAACCAGCCTCAACAGCGCCGTGTCCAACTCGTCAGCCTCCCATAAGcctccctccttctcccaaCGATCTCCATCCGTATCCATTTCCGCTGGCTCTGGCCAGAGCGCGGCCAAGTCCGCCCATCGCCAGAGCTTCGCCGAGAACCTGCGCAATGCGCCATCTTCACCCCGCTCCCAGCGCCATCCATCCTTTACCCAGGCAGCCCTTCAGGAGCTTCTCAATCACCCTCCCGCCGGAAACAAGCATGCGAATCCGAAATTCGCTGGTCGTGACTGGCGCGATGTCGCGGTCGGGGAGCTTGTGTCGCCCGAGGACGTCAAGTGGGTGGAGCCCGACAACAGCATCGAAGAAGCTACCAAG CTCCTCCTTAAGAGCACCACCAATGTCGTTCTGGTCCGCGAGGATGCTTCCACCCAAACCGCCACCTCCACCTTCGACTACACTGATCTCAATTACTaccttcttgtcgtcgtcggacTCGCCAAACCCGAGGAAGACCAGGTCGAAATATTCAACTCGATTCTATCCAAGGCCCAACAGGGGGGTGAAATTCCCCTTCGAGACGTCATGCCCCTGTTCCGCAAGGAATCGCTGGTCACGCTGCCTGGCAGTGAGAACCTCGCTCAGGCCATCCAGATCCTCGGCAGCGGTATTCACCGCCTGTTGGTGACAGCGCCTAACGGTGATGTCGTGGGCATTGCAAGTCAGCTACGGATCGTCGAGTTCTTCTGGAATGAGGGCGTTAACTTTGCCTCGATTGATCGGCTCTACCCTGTTATGCTCCGGGACCTAGGCATTGGTACAAAGGAGATTGTCTCTGTCAA CTCTGACTCGCCCTTATCCGACGCTCTTACTCTTATGAACAACGAAGGCCTCACCAGTGTCGCCGTGGTCGACAACGGCCTGAACGTGGTGGGCAATATCTCGACCAAGGACGTTCGACACTTGACCAAGAGCTCCAACGCGCATTTACTCAACTCGTCATGCATGAACTTTATCTCGGTGATCCTGAACGAGCGAGGCGTCGAACACGGCCGTGACGTTTTCCCCGTATTCTATGTCAACCCCTACTCGACTCTGGCTCACACCGTCGCCAAACTTGTCGCTACGCGATCGCATCGGATGTGGGTGGTAGAGTCAGCATCTCCTTCGCCCTCAGCTCCTGCGACACCCTTGATGGGACCTCAGGGATTCACCAGCACAGCTGCACCACCGCCGCCCGCTGCGCAGCCCGCACCCAGTGCGCCTGCGAATCCCACGCCTCCGTCGCCCATTGTCGCCGCAGCGATACCAGCATCCCCGGTCCCCGCGTCTGCAGTGCCCGCTTCTGCCATGGCGGGCGCACGGCTTTCGGGCAGGTTGAGCGGCGTCATCTCGCTGACAGATGTGCTTAACATGTTTGCGAGGTCGACGGGTCTCAATCCTGCAGACCCTGGCGAGCAACGAGCACGACGGAGACGAAGCTCCAGCAGTTCGGTGCGACCCAGCTTCGAATCGTCGCGTGCGAGCATTGACCTACGGAGGTGA